CCTTAGTCAGCTGTTTCACAGCATAGTGTCTGAGGCGGTCATCaaaagaggataagatttcatttGCCTGCACACAAATGGTAATTCAGTAACATCGAAAATCTAAAGAGGTTAAGATTTCATTTGCCTGCACACAAATGGTAATTCAGTAACATCGAAAATTTATATAAATGACAGACGGACAGATTATGTTGAATTACATCCATATCGAAAGATCCTAAAAAATCCaaaattttcaatagaattgcAAGCTTAACTAACTAAGTCACTTGCATCATCAAGGTCTCAACTCACTTAACTGTTCCGGGGACTAACAGGTCGGTGATAATTGGACGAGTAAATGTAAATTTGATAGGGCTACTCATTTCTCGATTTCACAAGTTATAATCCCTCCTTTCATTTGGAATCAATACATTTCCTTTTTGGATATTCAAATCAATTCACTGCATTTCCACTTCGGACAAGAAATAACCCAACAAAATACTCACATTTGAGAGTGGGCTCCATATCATCTATCACATACCGAGTACTCTCTAAGAAATCGCTCCTAAAATTTTGGCCCAAAAGCATATACAGTGAATTCAAGCGAATGGAGAAAGTATATATTATTGGTTCACACTAGATGGAGTCTTTCAATTTCTGCAAACCTAAAAGGAGGTAACGGAAACTGAAAGAGTGAAAGTTACAGAATCAGACCTCAATCAAGGTAACATGTATGTAATCTTTGACATGAGCATATCTTTGATGAACATCTTTCATAATGAAATCACTAAGCTCGCCACTAAACTCTACCCCGGTAGGACCGCCTCCTACCACAACACAATGCAGGAGCCGCTGTTTCTCCTCCTCAGCAACACCTAAAGTAACAAAGTAAAACCAACACAACATATCAGCAAAGAGCAGCATTAGAAAAAGAGATTCTAATCGACTTACTAAAGTTCTACAGTATTATATTGATAACCGATTTCCATACCAGGTATATCAGACAACATCAAGTTCAAAAGCAGTTTCCTCCGAATCTCCTGAGCATGATGAACTTCACGAAGAAAAGTTGCATGTTCATGGACCCCATGGATTCCAAAGGTGGAAGCTTCAGCCCCAGAAGCAATAACCAATTTGTCATATGACAGTTTAAACTTCCACGGGTCCAAAGATTGAGCTCCATTAGTGATAGTCTCACAATGCACctgccatcatcatcatcatcatcatcattgagGGATCAACATCAGATAAAAAACTTAATCGAGTTCCAAACCCACGTGCTTGCAGACATATATATGATATTATAGGTAACATTTAGCAACAAAATGCTCCCAACTTCCTACCAAGTCTATTTTATCCTGAAGAATGACACTCCTTTTTCTGTTAATTTGAGACAAGTCTTAACTTCACAGGGCATCTTAGTCACACATCATAGGCGAGCTAACTGTGGCAAATCATAACTCGTACACACAACGGCAATTTTGAAGTTTGTAACTATATACGGAGTATTTACTAGTATATCTAAGTACTACCTGTGCCAAATCATAACTGGTACACACTATGGGAATTTTGAAGTTTGCAACTATATACTGAATATTTACTAGTCCACCCAAGTAGCTCAAACCACACCATCCAGGCGACCGCTCACCTTATTAGCTAAAATCACAAACAAAATTATGACTACCTCCCATCTTGACCAAACTACACATGATCCACAAACACATGAAGATAAATGGTTCCTAATTTTCTACTCGGAGTGTTCCAGGATTCTGTGTCATCAAAAGTTGAATAACTACTATAACAGTACTTAaagtttaatatttttttataaaattactTATATAATATTGGTACCTTATAGTTGTTTACATTTCTCATCATTGTATTTTGCTTTGATAAATAAAAGCTATAACTGAAAATTAgttaagagaattgagtaatgagttaaaatgtattttaatgaaaataattttataGCAAAGCTAATGAGTTTGTAATgagttaaaatgtattttaatggAAATAATTTTATAGCAAAGCTAAtgagtttcaatttttttttttcaattttttttttgtcttaataacaacgatttttagttttggttttatacGGAATATAAGTTAAgtcatcatctaataatagcatcagtaaaagatttagcaatttatagttttatatcaatttgattttattttaattaaaatattatagctTAGAGTTTactgaaaataatataatttgataaaaagattaattttaatgaaaatacaatagatgaattaaattgtaattgttagtttccttatttagtgaatggaCATAATTATCATTAGTTTCCTTTTTTGAGAAGATGCATTTTGGCGGGAAAATAATAGAGAttacctattcatttagtaaataggggattatcTCAAAATTGACAAATTAGGCAATAAAAATTCAATTTCTTGACAATAGCTATCGTTTGAATGCTCGAATCCATACACATTTATAACATAATCCTATAGCTTCATAAGAAAAACATGTCATCCATCCTAACAAGATCCAGAAATATTGCTTAGGTACTCCTGGTCGGGTGTATCATGTAATTGTACACCTTAGCATCCCTTTTGCATTATATTATGCTTGGTTATTTACGGGCAATGTACAACAATAATATGGTACATTGGTAAGCGACTACGATTATACACAAGAATTTCTCCAAGATCCATGAGACCATGATCAACTTACTACTGTATAAACCTAATTTCTAACGCCTAAATCATACACCAATATTCCATTAACCGGGTGTAACCTAAATTTGCGAGAGCCCTTAAGACACGGCCGAGATTAAAACTTTATAACAAACCCATGTCAAAAGGGGGCCCAGCCTGTGATCATTTATACATTTCCGTGAATAAATGATCACTCAACCCACCTAAATAGTGATTGATCGTAAATTCGCAAGTATTCACACACGAGATTAATCGCtcacaaaacaacaaaaaatcaAACGAAAAACAAAACCGACATACCACATGATCATGAGTATCAACTTTGGAACAATTAGCAAGAAAAAAATAAGAACCAGGTTCCTTAGAAAAAGCCGGTTGAATCCTCCCAATCGGTTCAGCAACAGACCGAAACTCAAGTGTACCAACACAAGTTGAAGCCAACAATGGCGTAAACACCATATGATTTCTAGGAGAGACACAAACGACGTCGTACACCTTCGTATCAATATCCTTGATCAACCTACACCCGGCCCAACCCGAACCCAATACTACCAACCTAGGCTTTTCATTGGACCGGGTCGGACCGAGCCCGGCGTATTTGGATATATGGGCGGTTGATTCGGCGGCggttgttgctgcggtggagaAGGGTAAAATGGGAAAGTGGGTTTTGAAGGTAGGGGTAAAATGGGAAGTGGGTTTTAGTAGGTTTCTAAAAATAGACATATTTTTGGTTTTGTTGTTACTAATTTTGGAAAGATGGCGATGGTGGTTATTTATGGTGGGGGTGAACCGGTGAAGTTGTGTTATTTTGACATTGTTGTTGAATTTTAGATGATGTTGATGGAGTAAATAAGTAAATTGGAGCTTGTAGCGGAAGAAATGGGAAAATTGTGAGAGCCCTCTCCAATAACGTAGCAAATGACGTAGTTCTTGTCAATCAGGTAGAAAAGAGTGAATCGGTTTTTCTAACGGGTGTAAAAGGGAGCACGAGTTAGATTTTTAGGAATATACTCTCTCCTATTCACTTATTTTCTCCCTTTTTTCGTTTGTATAATAGTGGTATTTTCTTCTCTCTTCCATTTTTTGGaaggttttgtgtggtccaaattcaattgtaTGTAGGATAGAGTGTTTTGTGTGCTCCAAAAtcatttccttatttcttgtgcaaaataaAAGGGGAAAAAATGAATGAATATGAGGAAGTATATCTCATGAGAAATTGCCTTGATGTATAGTAGGAGTAGTATAAGCACTCATTTATCCTCGGTGCACATTAGAAAAACATAGAATGAAATAGTAGCTAAAATGTAAGTGAATAATCAATTTAATAGAGTTAAGTATTCTTAAAATAAGAAGGTACATAATTGATTGAGTGAGATAAGTAAAGATATTCGGTCAATAATGCGGGCCAACTTTACCCAACCTGCATCGTCGGGCCAAAAAATGGTACCCCATCAAGCCCGGGTATCCTATTGGGCCAGGCTGGGTCAGTGTCATCTTTCCCTTGGTCGACCCGACCCAAACACTAAAAGAATAGTGAGTAAAAAATAAGCTGGTATGCCCAGCCTAGCCCGTCATTCACTGACGCTGAAGACTATTGCGTTGTTGCGTGACTGTATCCGAGCCCCTACAACTCAACTCAGCTTACCCCCTAGCCCGACCTGGCCCAATGGTCACCATGCCTTATTAGTGAGTTTATGTTGGATTAAATTTTTCCCTTCATAGATACGGGTTAGACTGCCACGTGAAATGACCGCAGCCAActagccaagcccagaatcctcccccacTAGGTGGGTGACCGGTTCGGGTATTCCTGACCACAAGTTCAGCACACaatcgcagggttgctctgataccacttgtaacacccaaGCCCAAATCCtgggtcgggagcggtcactcgAGGTAGCTCGTCAAGCTTTGTACATGGGCACGCACATAACCCAcatatcaacacgggtcctttcaaagacattttgtcctcactcatgcgcatctcaGAAACCTTCCCATGAgatcacccatcctaagactactcccagccaagcacgcttaactgtggagttctttcgcatggataaccagaaaagaaagtgtgTGACTTAACTTAGTGAATGAACAATATCTGAGATAATTAATGAGGCATACAAAATTCTCAAGCAACTTTGAATTAACCGAAGAGCCTGAAATATTCATTCGATTCAATCAATTACAATAAATCGTCAAAACAGCCGTATCTAAGTATGTACATTGCGCATTACATTCATTAATCAAATTTATTAGTAACTAGACAATTTACGCGAAACAGGGAAATTATTACGCCTTAGACAGCTCCCAACTCTCTTGGACTTAGGTAGGGCACGACAAGGCGGCTTTGGAAGATCGCTGAGACTAATAGAGCAAGTCATTTTCCGGCTGTCCTTGCATCGATCATAACTTTGCTGCAATTTACGTTTCGCCATCTCTACTCTTTCAGCATATGGTATTGCAAATATCTGGGCAGTTGTCCTCTTCTCTTCCTTCTTCACGCCATCTTTCAACTTCAAATTTGATGGTCTAACATTCTTTTGTACCGTTAGGTCTTCAACTCGAGCATCGATACAAGTCTTCTTTGTCCGCCTTTGATTATCAGCCTTTTGATTATTGCTAGAAAATTTTCTTTTCAACTTGTTCACGGTCGGACTTTCAATAACCCTAATAGCTTCTTCATTAGGTTTTACCACCGTAGGCAACTCCAACGTTGATGGCAATGATGGCAGTAGCGGTGTCGATTCCGAGAAATCAAATAAATCAACAACCCTAACAAATAGATCAGCTTCACTATAGAACCAAGTATCTTCTCCAATTATTTCATTAAGATcatctttgtctttaattttatcaaACTCCATAGCCCACGAAATTTGTTCTCCAATTAAACTAATTTCCTCCATTACTAATTACTTCAAACTATTATGAAtgttttcttctctctttttttcGTTTGGTTTTTTTGTGAATTTTATCTGAATTTGTTGGAGATGTAATGAATTGTAATAATGGAAAGAGAGGGTACTTGGtgaagggtttttgtttttacCGTGTAAGAAAATGGCGGTTAAACTTTAGGTGGGTTTTTTAGCCGTTTAGTTCTAAAACAATTCTATTTGAATTTTGAATTAACGTTTACCCTAATTTTTTAGGAAGAGCTAAGGAGGAGTGGAAATAGTATTTTAATTAGTTTTTTTTGTTAAAAGCTTACCATTTAAGAACGTCTTTTTCTGGTTGACTAGAATCTAACAGATGTGATTAACTTTGTCCAGTTGGAAATTTGACAGTTAACTACATGGAATTAGTAATTTACCaataacattatatttttttgtgTCGTTAACTATCCTTAGTCCATTGTTGTCCGCCAAGGTAGGTCATATTTGGTATTTCCATAATCTCTTAAAAATGACCACATTAATTATATCAATAACAACAACTAAAATCATACTCGTATAATCACTAGTAATGACAATGTTATCATTAACAGTATTATGATTACATTAATTACTAGTAATGACAATGTAATAAAAATGATTACACTTTACGATACAATGAGTATTTTTATC
The Silene latifolia isolate original U9 population chromosome 11, ASM4854445v1, whole genome shotgun sequence genome window above contains:
- the LOC141611289 gene encoding internal alternative NAD(P)H-ubiquinone oxidoreductase A2, mitochondrial-like, with product MSIFRNLLKPTSHFTPTFKTHFPILPFSTAATTAAESTAHISKYAGLGPTRSNEKPRLVVLGSGWAGCRLIKDIDTKVYDVVCVSPRNHMVFTPLLASTCVGTLEFRSVAEPIGRIQPAFSKEPGSYFFLANCSKVDTHDHVVHCETITNGAQSLDPWKFKLSYDKLVIASGAEASTFGIHGVHEHATFLREVHHAQEIRRKLLLNLMLSDIPGVAEEEKQRLLHCVVVGGGPTGVEFSGELSDFIMKDVHQRYAHVKDYIHVTLIEANEILSSFDDRLRHYAVKQLTKSGVRLVRGVVKDVQPDKLILSDGSEVPYGLLVWSTGVGPSPFVKELGFPKSPGGRIGIDDWLRVPSVEDVYAIGDCAGFLESTGKPVLPALAQVAERQGKYVARLLNRVGKAGGGHANSAKDLDLGNSFVYKHLGSMATIGSYKALVDIRQSKDSKGLSLKGFPSWFIWRSAYLTRVISWRNRFYVAINWFTTLLFGRDISRI